The Deltaproteobacteria bacterium nucleotide sequence CCGGTCTCCCCATTGATAAAATATTCCCATCCCGGGTCCGTATTATAACCATATGATTCCATAAATAAAATATTATTCTCCCCCCCCTTAACCGTCTATAGCCTGACCATTGTCAAAAAAGGAATTTCCTATACTATCAAGGTACCGTCGGAGTCCAGAACATTTCTTTCGGTCCGGATAGGATAATAAAAGGACCCGGTCTCTTGTAATGGATATCGACCGTCGATCGGTCCGTCTTCGGCCCTCCGCCTTTGGGGCACCACCCCCCGACCGGCAGCCCCAGTTCCAGGGCCGCATCCAAAACCGCCCGGTCCACCCCGGTTTGTCCACCGGAGATGATCTTGGAAAATATTTTTTTCATCAATCGTTAAGAATTTTCTGCTCTGATCCGATAAGCTTATCATAGTATAGTGCCCATTCAAGACAAAAGAAAGAAGATCAATGATGGCTAAAGAAAATCGGCCCGGGCCTCTGTCAAAAGAAGAGGTTAGTGCCCTTTTAAAAGAAGCGAACAGGGCACTTAAAGGGAAACTTTCTGAATTTCAAAGGACGGAAACAGTCGATTTACCAAACGTCCTGCCGCCGGCGGAAGAATTGCAAGAGCTTAAGATGCTGACCGAATGGTGTCTTAAACTTTGGGAGGAACACAATGGGTTTATTTTTAAACCCGGACCTTATTATAATGAATAAACCACTAACCGGAGAATTTTTGATGAGAGTTCCTTTTTTATTTCGCCTTATCCTTTCTGTTTTTTTCTTCAGTCAATTCTGTTTTTTTTCGAGCCAGGCCTTTGCCCGACCCGCTGATCCGTTGATCCTCCCACCGGGAGAAATCCGGGCCGTCCTTTCCTCCGACGGAGTCAACCAGGAGTTGATCAACCAGGGCAGGGCCACCGCAACGACCCTGCCCTTTACCTCGGGAACCATAGTCTTTGAAATCCGCACCACTCAGGACCTTTATATGGTCCGGACCTATCTCAGGAATCCCGGCCGATTGAAAGATGGTGCCGTCGGGGGGTGGCTGATGAGTCCTTCAGCCCTTCGGGGAATAACTCCGACTCAGGTTAAGGACATATTCGCCCTCCCGGCCCTTAATGATTATTTGACTACGGTTAAAGTGCCTGCCGGAACCACACTGCGGACCGGCAGCGCGGGGCCCATCCTCGGATGGGGAGATGGGGGCGCCCAGCAGATCCTGCTGATTTCACGCCTCCCCATAGAAAACTACCAGCCCCAAAGGACCCTGGTCGACCAAAACCTCCTTTTTGCCCCCTTGGCACCAAGGGGCAACCCCGGAGCGGTTGCCTCCTACATCGACCGTCTGCCCCAGGCAGAGCCGTGTAGTGATTGGGGCCTGACCAATCTGATGTTGGGATATTTGACTCCCGGGACGTTGCCACAGGCCTTGACCTAGATCGGCCCTGAACGTTACGACACCCTGACCCAACTCGACATTGAAAACACCGTGCTTTTCGGCAATACCCTCATGGAACGCCTGCGAAACCGGATGATGGCCTCCCCCTCCAAGGACATCAAAGCAGTCCCCTCCTCCGCTATTATTCAATCCCCCGGGACCGGAGGCCCCTCTTCCTTTGAAATGAATCAGATCGGTCTTTGCTTTTGGGGGGCGGGTGCAGGGGCCTTCGGCCGTCAGGATGGCTCCAAGGACCATGTGGGCTTCCAATACCAAAGCGGAAGCTTTCTGGCTGGGGCCGATAAAAAGATCAAGGAAAATCTTTTATTGGGCGGCGGAATCAGCCTCTCCCGGACCGGCTTTTCCTGGAACGATAACCTGGGTGACGGCAACATCAGCCAGGTCAATCTCGGGCTTTATGGAAGTGCTTTGACCCGACCTTTTTTTATCGACGGCACTGACCGGAGGGGTGCGTAAGGCCAATGTCAGCCGGCGGGTCAGTTTCCCGGGAGTGGATCGCCAGGCCGCTTCTTCTCCGGACGGCTATAATCTGGCCGCCCGTCTAAACAGCGGCCTGGATCAAAAAATCGGGCAATGGGACTTCCAACCCCTGGTCCGGATGGACCTGATCTATGTTGCCCAGGACGCCCTATCCGAGAGCGGGGCCGACAGTCTGAACTTAAGGGTCGACGGGTATAATACCTGGACCTGGCAGGGAGAATTGGGGATCCGTCTGGTCAGGACTTTTACATTCCAAAGCGGTCTAAGAGTTATCCCTGAATTATGGCTCGGTGGCGGTTACCAGGTCCCCTTGGATAATCGGGAATTGAAGACTTCCTTAAGCGGTCAGCCGGGAAGTTTTACGGTGAACGGCTATAGCAATTCGTCCGGCAGCTTTTTACCGAGACTGGGTCTAACCGCTCAAGGATGGGGCAAGACCTCCTTTTTCCTGCGGTACGAGGGAGACTTTCGTTCCGATTTTATGGGCCATACCATAAACGCCGGCCTCCAGGTGCCTTTTTAGGGAATTGTGTTTAAAATCTTGTCAACCGTCATTCCCATTTGATCAAGAAAAGGGGCTTCCCTTTTCTTGAGACCAGCCTCCGCCGAAGGCGGATGTTGGTCATCCCTTAATCCAGACTTAACGGGATCGAGGGATACCCATGGCTTTAACCGTGTAATCCGTGAAATCCGCGCCAAAATTTTATTTTCGTGTTAAATTTTTAAAAATGATAACGGCCTGATTTTCGGCAGGGCTGCGACAAAACAAATCCCTTGTCCCTTTATGATCTCAACCGCAAAAAGACGATATAGTCCCTAAAAACACCCAGGACCTGGAATCTTAGCTTTGAATAATTAAGGAGTTGTCATGACCCGCTCCGAGCGTTTTATGTCCTGCCAGGAGGAATCGGGCATCATCCAGAGCTGTCTTTGCCTGTTCCAAACGATAATCGATTTAGGGATATCCGGCCTCCCAGGCGGAATCACTGATAAATTCCCGATCTTCTGTGGACCTTGGTCCTCCCTTTTTATTTTATTCGGTCCAGCTCTTTTCTCACCGCCAGTCCCAGTTTCTCCCTGATATAGGGCTTTTTTACATAGGCCCCCGCACCGAGGGACTGGGCGGCTTTCACGCGCTCCGACTCTGAAAAACCGCTGACGATAATCGCCTTCTGTCGTGGATGAATCTCAAGGATTTTCTTGTAGGTGTCCAGTCCGTCCATGCCGGGATCCATGATCATATCCAGAACCAAGAGATCAACCTTCTGCTCCTTCAGATAAACCACCGCATCCTCACCGCTGGAGACGCTGGTTATGTGGTAATTCAATTTCTTGAGCATCTCTTCGGCTAAATCACGCTGTCCCTTGACATCATCTACAATGAGAATGGTTTCGCCTTTCCCCAGATATTCGGAAAGAGGTAAAGCAACATCTTCAGCAGTAATTTCTCCCCTGGTCACTGGAAAATAGAGGGTAAAGGTGCTCCCCTTACCCTCTTCGCTCTGAACGTTAATGTATCCGTGGTGATCCTTCACCGTACCCCAGACCACCGCCAGCCCTAATCCGGTTCCGCTTCTCCCCATGACTTTCTTCGTATAAAAGGGCTCAAAAATACGTTTCAGATCATCCGCAGTTATCCCTTCCCCGGTATCGGAC carries:
- a CDS encoding autotransporter outer membrane beta-barrel domain-containing protein, with protein sequence MERLRNRMMASPSKDIKAVPSSAIIQSPGTGGPSSFEMNQIGLCFWGAGAGAFGRQDGSKDHVGFQYQSGSFLAGADKKIKENLLLGGGISLSRTGFSWNDNLGDGNISQVNLGLYGSALTRPFFIDGTDRRGA
- a CDS encoding autotransporter outer membrane beta-barrel domain-containing protein, with translation MRKANVSRRVSFPGVDRQAASSPDGYNLAARLNSGLDQKIGQWDFQPLVRMDLIYVAQDALSESGADSLNLRVDGYNTWTWQGELGIRLVRTFTFQSGLRVIPELWLGGGYQVPLDNRELKTSLSGQPGSFTVNGYSNSSGSFLPRLGLTAQGWGKTSFFLRYEGDFRSDFMGHTINAGLQVPF